The DNA segment AGTACCTGTGGGTGATGATTCAGAATTGCTGGGCATACCGGAACTCTACCCCACGCAGGGAGAGCTTGAAGAGCTGGGATTGCATGAAGGCAAGGAGGTCATAGATGAGCAAGGATGAACTTCGAATGGACAGGGAAGTCCTGGTGAGAGAACTAGAGGAAGCGGGGGCAGAGTTTCAGGGCAGCAGTGATCAATGCCGCTGCCCCTTCCATGACGACCAAAATGGATCGGCCGGTGTCTACCAGGAGAACGGTGTCTGGCGGTTCAAGTGTCACGCCTGCTATGCCAGCGGCGACGTCTTTGACGTTATTGCCAGACGGGACGGCCGGGAACTCCGGGATGTCCTGGCCGAGCATTGTGGCAGGCCGGTTAAGCCCGCCATAGAGCCGGGAAGGCCGGGAAGGCATAAACACACCACCCCACAGGTAAAGACAAGCACAGCGGCGGCTGACGGCCGTCAAAGGCCAGCTGGTAAGTTGTTTAAGACACTTGCCGAGCTGGAGGCTGGACTGCCAGGGGAAATCACCGGAAAACATGAATACAAGAGTGCTTCCGACGATCCGGTTCATCTGGTATATCGCATCGAAACCAGTGATGGCAAGGATTACCGGCAGGCATGTCCTTGTCCAGGCGGCTACCGGCTGGCTGCACCAGACAAACCATGGACACCCTATAATCTTCCGGCCGTCGTGGAAGCCGATGAAATTGTCATGGTAGAGGGCGAGAAGGCTGCAGATGCTTTGATTAAGCATGGCATAACTGCCACGACGACCGCTGGCGGTGCTGGAAAGTCAGACCAGACGGATCTGACGCCCCTGCAAGGCAAGATGGTTACAATATGGCCGGACAATGATCCGGCGGGTATCAGGCATGCCGAGCAATTGCAGGCTGTACTACTAGAATTGAAATGCAAAGTACTCCGGCTCGACCCGGACAAGCTGGACCTTCCCAGTAAGGGCGATGCGGTCGACTACATCGAGAGACTGCAGGATGATCAGGACATAGCTGCAGAAATAGACAAGGTGCTGGAGACGGCGGAACCAGTCCGGCCGTCTGGAAGTCTACGTCAGCATCTTCAGCAGATAAGGTCTGGTGAGCTGCAGGCAGTTCCGACGCCTTTTGAGGTCCTGGATAAAATAGCCCAACCGTTGCTGCCCGGCAAGGTGTGCCTTCTTTGCGGCAAGCCGGGGAGCGGCAAGAGTTTTTTCACCATGCAGTGCATGCTGCATTGGGCTGAAAACGATATTCCGTTTGCCGGGCTGATGCTTGAGGAGAGCAGAGATTACCACCTCAAACGAGCACTGGCTCTTCTTGCAGACGAGCCTAAAATCCTAGATCACAACATCCTTAGCCAGGGAGAACTTGACATCGACAGCCTCTATGACAGTCATGCCGACCGCCTGGACCGGCTGGCCTCTTATATTGACACCATGTCCACTGAAGTGCCGGACTACAATAAAGTCCTGAACTGGGCACGGGAACAGGCGGCCAATGGAAAGAAGGTGCTGGCCATCGATCCGATAACAGCCGTGAACAAGACTGAAGATGTCTGGACTGCTGACCAGAAGTTCATTGGTGAGCTACTGCGTATCCTGGATGAACATGGGGCTGCCGCATTGATCGTCACGCATCCCAAAAAGGGGAAAACGGTTCAAAGCCTGGACGATCTTGCAGGCGGAGCAGCATGGCAGAGATTCAGCCAGACTGTTTTATGGCTTCAACTTTATGACGAAGGGAAAAGGTTCCTGATCGGGCCAGATAAGACGCTACAAAATATAAACGCCCGTCTTCTCGTGGCGAAGGCCAGGGACGGCAAGTCTGGACTCAGTACTGCGTACAGATTTGGAGAAGGATCTGTGAAGTTCAGCGAAATCGCTGTGATCACGGGCAAAGCAAAAGATAAAGGGAATGCGGCGTAGTTCGTCTTGGACACGTCGCAGATTAAAGGTATAATGACCCGTGGTAGCAATCGCAGGGGCGGGCGGTGTGATCGGCACCGCCCTGCCGCCTGTCCACTGCTACGGGTGGAGAAAACTTAACACGAGGAAACTATACAGATGGCAAGTATATTCAAACAAAAGTACACGAGTAAAGACAAGGACGGCAAGTCCGTCACCAAACAGAGCAAGAACTGGTATATCGACTACAAGGGTCCTGACGGCGTCCGCAAGCGGGTGAAGGGCTTTAAGGACAAGGCAGCTACCAGGCAGCTTGAGGCCAAGCTGGAGAAGGAGGCAGAGCTGGCGCAGGCGGGCATTGTTGACCGGTTCAAGGAGCACCGTGATAGGCCCCTGGCGGAGCATCTGGAGGATTTCAAGTCACATCTTGAGGCCAAGGGCAATACGCAAAAGCATGCACAGCTTGTATACGGCAGAGCCAGCAAGGCGGTCGAGGGGTGCAAGTTCGTCGTGTGGGACGATATAAGCGCCAGCCGGGTGCAAACCTACCTTTCCGAGCTGCGACAGGACAGAATGGTCGAGAAAACCCGCAAAACCCGAACCAAGGGAAAGACAAAGACTGAGACCAAGCTGCAACGCGGCATTAGTCCCCAGACGTTCAACTTCTATATGCAGGCCATTCAGCAGTTCTGCCGCTGGATGGTTCAGGATCAGCGTGCACAAGCGTCCCCGATCGAGCACTTATCGAAGATCAGCACCAAGACCGATCGCAGGCACGATCGACGGGCACTTGAACCGGATGAAATACGAACCCTGCTGCAGACTACTACGGCAAGTGACGACCGTTACAAAATGTCCGGACCCGATCGGGCTCTGCTGTATCGCCTGGCAATGGAAACCGGGCTGCGAGCATCAGAGATGAGAAGCCTGACTGTTTCGAGCTTCGATTTTAAGGCCAACACTGTCACCGTTGAAGCTGCCTACTGTAAGAACCGAGAAGAGGCCACCATTCCGCTGAAAAGTGATACGGCGGCCCTTCTGGAGGACCAATTCACTGGCAAGCTTCCTCAGGCAGTGGCTTTCAAGATGCCGAATGAGAATTACCTGGCCAAGATGCTCAGGGCCGACCTGGAGAATGCAGGCATTAAGTACGTCGACGATTCGGGACGTTACGTGGACTTCCATGCCCTTAGGCACACTGCAGGCAGCCTGCTGGCGGCTAGCGGGGTTCACCCCAAAGTCGCCCAATCCATCATGCGGCACAGCGACATCAATCTGACAATGGGAAGATATAGCCACATATTCCGCGGCCAGGAAGCCGATGCGGTTAAAAGTCTGCCAGACTTCTCGCTGGAAATGTCACAGGCACAAAGAGCGACCGGCACCGATGGTGAAATGGGCTCCGGCGCTTACAAACCAGCTTACAAAAAACTTACAAAAAACCCTTACTCTCGACGTCCTGCATCGTCATCCATTGTCACTGACAGAGACAAAACAAACCCTGACGCGTCCGAAACAAGCCCCTCTCGTAAGTCCAGCAGTTGGGCAGGTTTAGGCATGAAAAAAGCACCGATATCATTGTTTGACACCGGTGCTTGCCGAACGGAGGAGGAGGGATTCGAACCCCCGGAGGCTTGCGCCTCAGCGGTTTTCAAGACCGCCACCTTAAGCCACTCGGTCACTCCTCCAGTTAACTGTTTTTAGGCAAAACCTACCCTGCCGGGCTGGAGTCCCGCTCAGGGATGGACAATTTACACACCAAACGTGCTGATTGCAAGGGTTAAAACGGCACATATCGGCAAAAAACATGAGTCTAAGCGACCCAAGGCTCCAGAATGTCTCACTTTGGGCTTAAAGTGATTTTTCTACCTCAAGAATTGTTTAAGCCACACATCATGATTATAGGACGAAGGTGAAAATCCATTAATCCACACATCAAAAGCGGTTCTAGTAAAGATGAGCGGGTCAGCATTGCATGAGGCGAGTTTACGCCTGAGTCAGCCTGAAGGACCGCAAAAATCACACAAAACTGCCTAAGTCAGGCATTGAGAGTTCCGAAAAGGAGGTGAGGCAATGATTTTTGTTTGTTTTAGGAAGTGAACGCCAATGGCAGGGAACAAAAAAGGCGACAATATGAGCAGGTTAACAAGGTTTTTCGTTGGCCAAAATGGTCTATCTGCGGATGAAGCGGACACCTCCTGCTCACATTTTAAAGAGGAGAATATGAGAATACCATCAGTTTTGATCGAAGATAGTCTCGAAAAAGTAGCCGCTGTAATGCGAGAGCATAACAGCACTTCGGTATGTGTGCAGTACGATGGAGGGACCAAAGAAGTATCGGCTGCAGAACTGTTTTCGCGGATAGCGCTTTGCCCGGAAATATCGAAAATGCTGACAGTCGGCGAGCTGCTGGCCGACCGGTGTTACGATTCTGACCAGGACGGCGGTAAACGCATAAAAACGATAGGCGAGTTGCTGGAGAAGAAGTACAAGAACCTTGAAGCGATATTCGACAGCGTCCCAACCGCCCTGCTTCTTGTAACGGAGGATTACAAGGTAGTTCGG comes from the Anaerohalosphaera lusitana genome and includes:
- a CDS encoding AAA family ATPase — its product is MSKDELRMDREVLVRELEEAGAEFQGSSDQCRCPFHDDQNGSAGVYQENGVWRFKCHACYASGDVFDVIARRDGRELRDVLAEHCGRPVKPAIEPGRPGRHKHTTPQVKTSTAAADGRQRPAGKLFKTLAELEAGLPGEITGKHEYKSASDDPVHLVYRIETSDGKDYRQACPCPGGYRLAAPDKPWTPYNLPAVVEADEIVMVEGEKAADALIKHGITATTTAGGAGKSDQTDLTPLQGKMVTIWPDNDPAGIRHAEQLQAVLLELKCKVLRLDPDKLDLPSKGDAVDYIERLQDDQDIAAEIDKVLETAEPVRPSGSLRQHLQQIRSGELQAVPTPFEVLDKIAQPLLPGKVCLLCGKPGSGKSFFTMQCMLHWAENDIPFAGLMLEESRDYHLKRALALLADEPKILDHNILSQGELDIDSLYDSHADRLDRLASYIDTMSTEVPDYNKVLNWAREQAANGKKVLAIDPITAVNKTEDVWTADQKFIGELLRILDEHGAAALIVTHPKKGKTVQSLDDLAGGAAWQRFSQTVLWLQLYDEGKRFLIGPDKTLQNINARLLVAKARDGKSGLSTAYRFGEGSVKFSEIAVITGKAKDKGNAA